Proteins encoded together in one Colius striatus isolate bColStr4 chromosome 3, bColStr4.1.hap1, whole genome shotgun sequence window:
- the SYNPO2 gene encoding synaptopodin-2 isoform X2, which produces MLPNCTRKMGTGDYLCIAMSGGAPWGFRLQGGKEQKQPLQIAKVRSKSKAAKAGLCEGDEVVSINGKPCGDLTYAEVIVLMESLTDVLQMLIKRSSSGINETLSAERENGKQDNIKNEDYRESATLQINTAKEILHGDLCITEIYSETHQGAGDSNTHFSATKQETTQSHRITPKVIGTSKPLVTDEAAFRGKTEERRPGTMVELQLSLSNDAHKGTNAPAVTLLGTEKCTSSGRGHSVLDDGTSPVISIPLGTKEGNIQWSSKVVQFSSSKEIKRIQGADPSLPRVEVILDCSNRDKEAPRSLAERGCVDSQVEGGQSEAPPSLLSFAISSEGTEQREDDQHSGKDHRPHKHRARHARLRRSESLSEKQVKEAKSKCKSIALLLTAAPNPNSKGVLMFKKRRQRARKYTLVSYGTGELERDEDEGEEGEGEEGDKENTFEVSLVATSESEIDEDFFSDTENDGKIVTFDWDSGLLEVEKKIKSGEEMQTLPESTGKGALMFAKRRQRMDQITAEQEEMKASTVHTEEKREATMSDSYQKVSSSVYQTKQEEMSRQQTCVSKSYTNVSQNHSKMIQQNGFGLAPDTNLSFQPAEAQKAASLNKTAKPFPSGVQNRAAAPFSPIRNVTSPLSDIPAPPPYCSISPPPEALYRPVSAPIASRSAPTVWSLTEPTEHIASRDERIAVPAKRTGILQEAKRRSTSKPMFTFKEAPKVSPNPALLSLVHNAEGKKGTGAGFESGPEEDYLSLGAEACNFMQTQASKQKAPPPVAPKPSLKVSPTAGTPVSPVWSPSAVASNKPPSFPAPVSPQAAYPPPLKSPQYPHSSVHPPSTLNLAGPFKGPQATLASPNHTPKTPVTPSAGETKPPFEMPPAMSGKGAQLFARRHSRMEKYVVDSETVQANMARASSPTPSLPASWKYSSNVRAPPPVAYNPIHCPSYPPGAIKPSSKSTAANKNTKRKPKKSLNALDIMKHKPYQLDASLFTFQPPSTKENLAIKQTSKLSTSKQALPFRPPSAGSPPHGRASSVYSVPAYSSQPSFQSNVSIPDNESYSPTSYSAFSKPGTTTSSLFTAPRPKFSAKKAGVIAQDRFPDFVSLRTKTDWF; this is translated from the exons GTTCGCAGCAAGAGCAAAGCAGCTAAGGCTGGACTGTGTGAGGGAGATGAGGTGGTGTCAATCAATGGCAAGCCTTGTGGAGACTTAACGTATGCTGAAGTGATTGTTCTGATGGAAAGCCTGACTGACGTCCTGCAGATGCTTATCAAGAG ATCCTCCAGTGGGATAAATGAAACCTTGAgtgctgaaagagaaaatggaaagcaaGATAACATAAAAAATGAGGACTATAGGGAGAGTGCTACACTGCAAATTAACACAGCGAAAGAGATACTCCATGGAGATTTATGCATCACAGAGATATACAGTGAGACTCACCAGGGAGCAGGAGACAGCAACACACACttttctgcaacaaaacaagAGACCACACAAAGCCACAGAATTACTCCTAAAGTGATAGGCACCTCTAAACCACTTGTGACAGATGAGGCTGCTTTCAGagggaagacagaagaaagaaggccAGGTACTATGGTTGAGCTGCAGTTGTCACTCTCGAATGATGCGCACAAGGGCACCAATGCTCCTGCTGTGACTCTCTTGGGAACAGAAAAATGCACCTCTTCAGGAAGAGGACATAGTGTACTAGATGATGGGACTAGCCCTGTAATTTCCATTCCCCTGGGCACGAAAGAAGGCAACATCCAGTGGTCAAGCAAAGTAGTCCAGTTTTCCAGTAGCAAAGAGATCAAGAGGATCCAAGGTGCAGATCCATCTCTCCCCAGGGTTGAGGTGATCCTAGACTGTTCAAACAGGGACAAGGAAGCACCCAGGTCTCTAGCTGAAAGGGGGTGTGTTGATTCTCAAGTGGAAGGAGGGCAGTCAGAAGCacctccttcccttctctcctttgcAATCTCATCAGaaggcacagagcagagagaagacGACCAGCATTCGGGAAAGGATCACAGACCTCACAAGCACAGGGCAAGGCACGCAA GGCTCCGGAGAAGTGAGAGTCTGTCAGAGAAACAGGTCAAAGAAGCCAAATCTAAATGTAAAAGTATTGCATTGCTGCTGACAGCAGCTCCCAATCCCAATTCCAAAGGGGTGTTGATGTTCAAGAAGCGTCGTCAAAGGGCAAGGAAATATACTTTAGTCAGCTACGGTACCGGGGAGTTAGAACGTGACGAAGACGAGGGTGAAGAAGGTGAAGGTGAAGAGGGggacaaagaaaacacttttgaaGTGAGTTTGGTTGCAACAAGCGAGTCAGAAATAGATGAAGATTTCTTCTCTGACACTGAGAACGACGGTAAGATTGTGACGTTTGACTGGGATAGTGGTCTACTTGAGGTTGAGAAGAAGATAAAAAGTGGAGAGGAGATGCAAACACTTCCAGAGAGCACAGGTAAAGGGGCCCTCATGTTTGCCAAGAGAAGGCAGAGGATGGATCAGATTACAGCTGAGCAAGAGGAGATGAAGGCAAGTACAGTgcatacagaggaaaaaagggaagcCACCATGTCTGACAGCTACCAGAAGGTAAGCTCTTCAGTCTATcaaacaaaacaggaagaaatgtcAAGACAGCAGACCTGTGTGAGCAAAAGTTACACAAACGTGAGCCAGAATCATAGTAAAATGATACAACAAAATGGTTTTGGCTTAGCTCCAGACACAAACCTCTCTTTTCAACCCGCTGAAGCCCAAAAAGCAGCATCTTTGAATAAAACAGCTAAACCCTTCCCTTCTGGGGTTCAAAACCGAGCAGCTGCACCGTTTTCACCCATAAGAAATGTCACTAGTCCTCTTTCAGATATACCAGCCCCACCTCCTTACTGCTCTATTAGCCCACCACCTGAGGCTTTATACAGACCTGTTTCAGCTCCTATAGCCAGTAGATCTGCCCCAACTGTGTGGTCACTTACCGAGCCAACAGAACATATAGCATCGAGAGATGAAAGGATTGCAGTGCCAGCCAAAAGAACTGGGATACTGCAAGAGGCAAAGAGAAGAAGCACTTCAAAACCTATGTTCACTTTCAAAGAAGCACCCAAAGTAAGTCCTAATCCTGCCCTATTGTCCCTTGTACACAATGCAGAGGGCAAAAAAGGTACTGGAGCTGGTTTTGAGTCAGGACCTGAAGAAGACTACCTCAGTTTGGGAGCAGAAGCTTGCAATTTCATGCAGACTCAAGCATCTAAACAGAAGGCTCCTCCTCCTGTTGCTCCAAAGCCTTCACTCAAGGTCTCTCCTACTGCTGGTACTCCTGTTTCACCAGTTTGGTCACCTTCAGCTGTGGCTTCTAACAagcctccttccttcccagcaCCAGTCTCACCTCAGGCAGCATATCCTCCACCACTCAAATCTCCACAGTATCCTCATTCTTCTGTCCATCCCCCAAGTACTCTCAACCTAGCTGGTCCTTTCAAAGGGCCTCAGGCAACGCTAGCGAGTCCAAACCATACACCCAAGACACCAGTCACACCAAGTGCTGGAGAAACAAAGCCACCCTTTGAGATGCCACCAGCTATGAGTGGAAAAGGAGCACAGTTATTTGCGAGAAGGCACTCCCGAATGGAGAAATATGTGGTAGATTCAGAGACTGTGCAGGCAAACATGGCACGAGCCTCATCTCCAACTCCATCTTTACcagcctcttggaaatattcaTCTAATGTCCGAGCACCTCCACCTGTTGCTTATAATCCCATCCACTGCCCATCTTATCCTCCTGGTGCTATTAAGCCTTCCTCTAAGTCCACTGCTGCtaacaaaaacacaaaaagaaaacctaaGAAAAGTCTCAATGCCTTGGATATTATGAAACATAAACCTTATCAACTCGATGCatctttatttacttttcaaCCTCCTAGTACTAAAGAAAATCTTGCTATTAAGCAGACATCAAAGCTGTCCACTTCAAAGCAAGCTCTACCTTTCAGACCACCTAGTGCTGGCTCTCCTCCTCATGGCCGGGCATCTTCAGTGTACTCCGTGCCTGCCTACAGTTCACAACCCTCGTTCCAGTCAAATGTCTCTATCCCAGATAATGAATCATATTCACCTACAAGCTACTCTGCATTTTCTAAGCCAGGAACCACCACATCCTCATTGTTTACTGCTCCGAGGCCAAAATTTTCAGCAAAGAAAGCTGGCGTCATTGCACAG